A genomic segment from Corythoichthys intestinalis isolate RoL2023-P3 chromosome 2, ASM3026506v1, whole genome shotgun sequence encodes:
- the LOC130906649 gene encoding gamma-crystallin M2-like produces the protein MGKITFYEDRNFQGRSYECNGECPDLHSHFNRCNSIRVESGEWMVYEKPDFSGYQYFLRRGDYPDYQRWMGFNDCVRSCRVIPKLQGSHRLVIYERPEFKGQAMELTDDCPSLYDRFRRDEIHSCHDIESHWILYEHPHYRGRQYLVRPGKYGRFQEWGSPSPRVGSIKRISL, from the exons ATGGGCAAG ATCACTTTTTACGAGGACAGAAATTTCCAGGGTCGCTCGTACGAGTGCAACGGCGAATGTCCCGATCTGCACTCACACTTCAATCGCTGCAACTCCATCAGAGTGGAAAGCGGGGAATGGATGGTGTACGAGAAACCCGACTTTTCTGGTTACCAATACTTCCTGAGGAGAGGTGACTATCCGGACTACCAACGCTGGATGGGATTTAATGACTGCGTGAGATCCTGCCGCGTGATTCCGAAG CTTCAAGGTTCTCACAGACTGGTCATCTACGAGCGCCCTGAGTTCAAAGGTCAAGCCATGGAGCTGACGGACGATTGCCCTTCATTGTACGATCGCTTCCGTCGTGATGAAATCCACTCTTGCCACGATATTGAAAGCCACTGGATCCTCTATGAGCATCCCCACTACAGGGGGCGCCAATATCTGGTGCGTCCTGGGAAATACGGACGCTTTCAGGAATGGGGGAGTCCTAGTCCGAGGGTGGGTTCCATTAAAAGAATTAGCCTGTAG
- the LOC130906644 gene encoding gamma-crystallin M3-like: MVATTTSVIMGRIILFEEKNFQGRSYECSSDCSDIHLHLSRCSSCRVENGCFVLYDRSNFIGNQVFLRRGEYSDLMRVGSMTGVGAVMMDTVRSCRLIPMHRGQFRVKIYELENFGGQMQELLEDCESLQDRLYMSDCQSCNVLEGHWLLFEQPNFRGRVIYVRPGEHRSLRESGLSNVMRISSIRRIMDVC, from the exons ATGGTTGCAACAACTACAAGCGTCATCATGGGCAGG ATCATATTGTTTGAGGAGAAGAACTTCCAGGGTCGCTCTTACGAGTGCAGCAGCGACTGCTCCGATATCCACCTGCACCTGAGCCGATGCAGCTCCTGCCGGGTGGAGAATGGCTGCTTCGTCCTGTACGATCGCTCCAACTTCATCGGCAACCAAGTTTTCCTGAGAAGGGGAGAATACTCCGATCTGATGCGTGTTGGGAGCATGACTGGCGTTGGGGCAGTGATGATGGATACCGTTCGTTCTTGCCGTTTGATCCCCATG CACAGGGGACAGTTCCGGGTGAAAATCTACGAGCTGGAGAATTTCGGGGGCCAGATGCAAGAGCTGCTTGAGGACTGCGAGTCACTGCAGGACCGCCTGTACATGTCCGATTGCCAGTCCTGCAATGTGCTGGAGGGCCACTGGCTGCTGTTTGAGCAGCCCAACTTCCGTGGCCGCGTGATCTACGTGAGACCCGGAGAGCACAGGAGCCTGCGGGAGAGCGGCCTGAGCAACGTTATGAGAATCAGTTCCATTAGACGTATCATGGATGTGTGCTGA
- the elk1 gene encoding ETS domain-containing protein Elk-1 isoform X1 encodes MDSNPLINAMDPSITLWQFLLHLLDDQRQRHLISWTGEDGEFKLLDAEEVARLWGLRKNKHNMNYDKLSRALRYYYDKNIIKKVSGQKFVYRFVSQPDPSLPDGTHAPEDGQRRDNLDVNSQSKTCLSKNVAQKSSPSNSQKSSRNDYMKSGLYSTFTIQSLQAAPNPRPVKAELLLEPVPKLDRAPREVSSPSVVSDPARQVIVPHPSPCPTPVVSPQTVANPPSQSQNPPVPPLSDHPHIYLTSVRDPSSLNPLLPLAPVGGSLSPVQPLHASVGPQTPPQEDGGGLASVAGFPPHQTPSQPVLVIINPPPLQQQQCGTVSSTPPSVVPSIARPPPLPIVIKKETLPSEEALLEIVTMEEKQVEELPQLICGTGDPQTSITIVDATPPPSVQSKEGRPEEEGKDTQTDIQTDSSVPVVTSPISTSDVIPPKPKKPRGLELPSLPPGLSLDKVNAAVNSLLAPGSATNTLTPTVITSHALTPVLLTPSPLPSTIHFWSTLSPIAPRSPAKLSFQFPTNGSNQIHIPALSVDGLSTPVVLSPGPQKP; translated from the exons ATGGACTCCAATCCGCTCATCAACG CCATGGACCCATCCATCACGCTCTGGCAGTTTTTGCTCCACCTGCTGGATGACCAGCGCCAGCGTCACTTGATCTCATGGACCGGCGAGGATGGCGAGTTCAAGCTGCTAGACGCCGAAGAAGTGGCTCGACTATGGGGGCTGCGCAAGAACAAACACAATATGAACTACGACAAACTCAGCCGTGCACTCAGATACTACTATGATAAG AACATCATCAAGAAGGTGAGTGGACAGAAATTCGTGTACAGGTTTGTGAGCCAACCTGACCCGTCCCTGCCTGACGGGACTCACGCACCTGAAGACGGCCAGAGGCGAGACAACCTTGATGTCAACAGCCAATCAAAAACCTGTCTATCCAAGAATGTAGCACAG AAGTCGTCGCCCAGTAACTCACAAAAGAGCTCTCGAAACGACTACATGAAGTCGGGCCTCTACTCCACCTTCACCATCCAGTCGCTTCAGGCCGCGCCGAACCCTCGGCCCGTCAAAGCGGAACTGCTGCTTGAGCCTGTTCCCAAGCTAGACCGTGCGCCTAGAGAG GTTTCCTCTCCATCAGTGGTCAGTGATCCAGCTCGCCAGGTGATCGTTCCTCATCCATCCCCGTGTCCCACTCCTGTTGTTAGCCCCCAGACagttgccaaccctcccagccaGTCACAG AATCCCCCTGTGCCTCCTCTAAGCGATCATCCCCACATTTACCTCACCAGCGTCAGGGACCCATCCTCCCTCAACCCCCTCCTCCCACTGGCACCCGTCGGGGGTTCGTTGAGTCCCGTCCAGCCTCTGCACGCATCCGTCGGCCCCCAGACACCACCGCAGGAAGATGGCGGAGGATTGGCCAGCGTCGCTGGCTTCCCTCCCCACCAGACTCCCTCTCAGCCTGTCTTGGTCATCATCAACCCTCCCCCCTTACAACAGCAGCAGTGCGGCACCGTGTCGTCCACTCCTCCCTCTGTTGTACCATCCATAGCACGACCGCCCCCGCTGCCCATTGTGATCAAGAAGGAGACCCTGCCATCAGAGGAGGCGCTCTTGGAGATTGTAACGATGGAGGAGAAACAGGTGgaggag CTTCCTCAACTAATTTGTGGCACGGGTGACCCACAAACATCGATCACCATCGTTGATGCTACGCCTCCGCCTAGCGTCCAATCCAAGGAGGGGAGaccagaggaagaaggaaagGACACACAAACAGACATACAAACAG ACTCATCCGTGCCCGTGGTGACGTCACCAATCTCCACTTCAGATGTAATTCCTCCCAAACCGAAGAAGCCTCGAGGCTTGGAGCTACCATCCCTTCCCCCAGGCCTCTCCCTCGATAAG GTCAACGCTGCTGTCAACAGTTTGCTAGCGCCCGGGTCTGCCACCAACACACTGACGCCCACTGTCATCACCTCGCATGCGCTG ACACCCGTCCTGTTAACTCCCAGTCCACTTCCCTCCACCATCCACTTCTGGAGCACGCTCAGTCCTATCGCGCCTCGCTCGCCAGCCAAGCTGTCCTTCCAG TTCCCGACAAATGGCAGTAACCAGATTCACATCCCGGCGCTGAGTGTTGATGGTCTTTCCACCCCAGTGGTTCTGTCCCCTGGTCCCCAGAAGCCCTGA
- the elk1 gene encoding ETS domain-containing protein Elk-1 isoform X2, which produces MDSNPLINAMDPSITLWQFLLHLLDDQRQRHLISWTGEDGEFKLLDAEEVARLWGLRKNKHNMNYDKLSRALRYYYDKNIIKKVSGQKFVYRFVSQPDPSLPDGTHAPEDGQRRDNLDVNSQSKTCLSKNVAQSSPSNSQKSSRNDYMKSGLYSTFTIQSLQAAPNPRPVKAELLLEPVPKLDRAPREVSSPSVVSDPARQVIVPHPSPCPTPVVSPQTVANPPSQSQNPPVPPLSDHPHIYLTSVRDPSSLNPLLPLAPVGGSLSPVQPLHASVGPQTPPQEDGGGLASVAGFPPHQTPSQPVLVIINPPPLQQQQCGTVSSTPPSVVPSIARPPPLPIVIKKETLPSEEALLEIVTMEEKQVEELPQLICGTGDPQTSITIVDATPPPSVQSKEGRPEEEGKDTQTDIQTDSSVPVVTSPISTSDVIPPKPKKPRGLELPSLPPGLSLDKVNAAVNSLLAPGSATNTLTPTVITSHALTPVLLTPSPLPSTIHFWSTLSPIAPRSPAKLSFQFPTNGSNQIHIPALSVDGLSTPVVLSPGPQKP; this is translated from the exons ATGGACTCCAATCCGCTCATCAACG CCATGGACCCATCCATCACGCTCTGGCAGTTTTTGCTCCACCTGCTGGATGACCAGCGCCAGCGTCACTTGATCTCATGGACCGGCGAGGATGGCGAGTTCAAGCTGCTAGACGCCGAAGAAGTGGCTCGACTATGGGGGCTGCGCAAGAACAAACACAATATGAACTACGACAAACTCAGCCGTGCACTCAGATACTACTATGATAAG AACATCATCAAGAAGGTGAGTGGACAGAAATTCGTGTACAGGTTTGTGAGCCAACCTGACCCGTCCCTGCCTGACGGGACTCACGCACCTGAAGACGGCCAGAGGCGAGACAACCTTGATGTCAACAGCCAATCAAAAACCTGTCTATCCAAGAATGTAGCACAG TCGTCGCCCAGTAACTCACAAAAGAGCTCTCGAAACGACTACATGAAGTCGGGCCTCTACTCCACCTTCACCATCCAGTCGCTTCAGGCCGCGCCGAACCCTCGGCCCGTCAAAGCGGAACTGCTGCTTGAGCCTGTTCCCAAGCTAGACCGTGCGCCTAGAGAG GTTTCCTCTCCATCAGTGGTCAGTGATCCAGCTCGCCAGGTGATCGTTCCTCATCCATCCCCGTGTCCCACTCCTGTTGTTAGCCCCCAGACagttgccaaccctcccagccaGTCACAG AATCCCCCTGTGCCTCCTCTAAGCGATCATCCCCACATTTACCTCACCAGCGTCAGGGACCCATCCTCCCTCAACCCCCTCCTCCCACTGGCACCCGTCGGGGGTTCGTTGAGTCCCGTCCAGCCTCTGCACGCATCCGTCGGCCCCCAGACACCACCGCAGGAAGATGGCGGAGGATTGGCCAGCGTCGCTGGCTTCCCTCCCCACCAGACTCCCTCTCAGCCTGTCTTGGTCATCATCAACCCTCCCCCCTTACAACAGCAGCAGTGCGGCACCGTGTCGTCCACTCCTCCCTCTGTTGTACCATCCATAGCACGACCGCCCCCGCTGCCCATTGTGATCAAGAAGGAGACCCTGCCATCAGAGGAGGCGCTCTTGGAGATTGTAACGATGGAGGAGAAACAGGTGgaggag CTTCCTCAACTAATTTGTGGCACGGGTGACCCACAAACATCGATCACCATCGTTGATGCTACGCCTCCGCCTAGCGTCCAATCCAAGGAGGGGAGaccagaggaagaaggaaagGACACACAAACAGACATACAAACAG ACTCATCCGTGCCCGTGGTGACGTCACCAATCTCCACTTCAGATGTAATTCCTCCCAAACCGAAGAAGCCTCGAGGCTTGGAGCTACCATCCCTTCCCCCAGGCCTCTCCCTCGATAAG GTCAACGCTGCTGTCAACAGTTTGCTAGCGCCCGGGTCTGCCACCAACACACTGACGCCCACTGTCATCACCTCGCATGCGCTG ACACCCGTCCTGTTAACTCCCAGTCCACTTCCCTCCACCATCCACTTCTGGAGCACGCTCAGTCCTATCGCGCCTCGCTCGCCAGCCAAGCTGTCCTTCCAG TTCCCGACAAATGGCAGTAACCAGATTCACATCCCGGCGCTGAGTGTTGATGGTCTTTCCACCCCAGTGGTTCTGTCCCCTGGTCCCCAGAAGCCCTGA